The DNA region AGGGCTTTAACTGTGTTTGTCATCTGGTTAATTCAGATGCCACCAGCCAGTACATAGAAGGTCGTGAGGAGGTGCTGGAGGAGGGGCACCTATCACCTTCGGGTCTGCACTGTGCTCTGGTCCTCATCGGGGTTTACCTCCGCAGCACAGGTGAGCCCGTCATGGGTGTCATCAACCAGCCGTTCAACCACAAAGACCCTGCAGGTGGAAGGTGAGCTGCACGACGGCTGTTCTTCTCACTTGGAAACAGACAGAATTACTTTATCCTAATTTCTTTGtcttaacaaaacattttgtacaatTCTGTGCTTTCAACTTTGGGGAAGAACCTTTTCTGATCCAAGGTTTTTACTACCAGGTGTCTATGTAGTGTATAGTGGAACCTAAAATTGAAcacaatttgttctgtgacacttgttgtaatataagaaaaaaataccaaccaacaatttcatttggaaataatgtaataggcggcatggtggaagactggttagcacatctgcctcacagttctgaggacaggggttcaaatcccggccccgcctgagtgtggagtttgcatgttctccccgtgcctgggtgggttttctccgggcactccagtttcgtcccacatcccaaaaacatacgtggtaggttgattgaagactctaaattgcccataggtgtgaatgtgagtgcaaatggttgtttgtttgtatgtgccctgcgattggctggcgaccggttcagggtgcaccccgcctcccgcccgaagatagctgggataggctccggcagcccgcgagcctagtgaggataagcggtaaagaaaatagattgaaggatggatggaatcaTGTAATATTTGATTTAATCTGTTACAGGCTTGATCATAAATGTACGATGAAGATAAGATATTTCAGTCATTGTATGGTTCATAATATATTGAGAAGCGGGACCCTTTCCTATGAGAGCTCACACTTAGTCTTTGCCATCATTGCTACCCTTTTGCGGTGACAACTCaaataacacaaacaaaccatgGAGAATATCCtgtagatgctcactgagctgtcTTTCGATTTGCTGACATGTGACATGACATCGTGCATGATGATGTTTTTTGGTGACTTCTGAGGCACATTTTTCCGCAGAAATGTTCTCCGCATAATATGAAAtttaactttggaggttccactgcgTCTGCTCTATAGCGGCAGACCTTACTGCTTTGATCAGTTCAATATACAGTGGATCTCTTTACACTTTAACAAATGTGtggaaattaatacaaaatgagaagtaGATATTTAAATGTTTGGGGACCTCATTTGAGAAGGAAAATCATTTTTCTTCATCAACAGGGTTCCTGAAGTACACACATGCAATGTGATTGAAAACTGAGTATACATGGAACAAATCTGATCAGCATCATCAGTTGCTTTTGTAatagttttaaattgtaaagatGCTTTGTGGGCACCCTGTATAGTTccatgtttctttaaaaaaaaaagctatagaCAGTCATTTGTGTCTTCATTTGCTTCAGTCTGCATTTGTCTCTGATTATTGTCCGATTACGCAAGTTATTCTGACCCGATCATTTGCTTCCAGCTGGAGCGGGAAGTTCTTCTGGGGCGTGTCCTGCGGCGATGTCAACGTGTGCTCAGTGTCACATCCCAGATCTGGAACCGAAGGACGTCGGGCACTGTCGGTGGTGTTGAGCTCCAGCGAGAAGCAGGTGGTGAAGGAGACTCTGGCCACGCTGTGCGGACCAGAAAAGCTGATGTACGCCTCGGGAGCTGGCTACAAAATCCTGTGCGTCATTCAGGGCCTGGCCGGCGCCTACGTCCTCTCAGAAGGAAGCACCTTTAAGTGGGACTCCTGCGCGCCTCACGCACTGCTTCGAGCCCTTGGAGGGGGCGTGGTAGACCTGACGAAGAGTTTGAAGTGCAGTTCTGAGGCGAAGGTAGAACTGACCTATCACCAGCCTTACACTGAGGGTAAAGGTGCTGACCGCTGGGCTAACTACGGAGGTCTGGTGGCATATGGAGACTGTTCCCAGCTCAGCAGCATCATGGGGGCTCTGAGAGGAAAGCTGTAGTTTCATTGTTGACTATATCATCCTGTACTTTATTGTAGAGAAAGGTCTGttggtattattttatttgtaaaaatattttaaccaAATATATATGAAAACTTGCATATATGACATATGGGCCAAATGATCGTAAGCTCTTGGGATTCAAGTGACGTGTGAATATTCAGCAAACGAGTGTTTGTTGGTAAGATTGTACAGACaagttttctattttttcttaACATACCTTCCAGAGAATCTTGTAAAAAGCTGACACAAATGACTAAGAACATGTGGACAGTGTGAGGAGTGGAAAGGTATTGTGGCCTCCTCAAGAAGAGTGGAAAGTATAATTTCATTGTTGAGCTGACCTGAGGCTATAAATATGTCAAGTGGATGGAGTGGTGTGCAGCCATGTGCACCTCTCAAACATCTCCTTGTA from Phycodurus eques isolate BA_2022a chromosome 10, UOR_Pequ_1.1, whole genome shotgun sequence includes:
- the inpp1 gene encoding inositol polyphosphate 1-phosphatase, yielding MAELLRLMLRVSEKAANVARVCRQEAPLFQLLIQEKTGDDKNKKFVQDFKTLADVVIQEVIRHDVGAQFPEMVGFIHGEESNKFENGLGESVTVTVRGTEEETAALLATVLDGDLTAAALLARAIHQDPATVDASTDGLTVPLSPSELGIWIDPIDATSQYIEGREEVLEEGHLSPSGLHCALVLIGVYLRSTGEPVMGVINQPFNHKDPAGGSWSGKFFWGVSCGDVNVCSVSHPRSGTEGRRALSVVLSSSEKQVVKETLATLCGPEKLMYASGAGYKILCVIQGLAGAYVLSEGSTFKWDSCAPHALLRALGGGVVDLTKSLKCSSEAKVELTYHQPYTEGKGADRWANYGGLVAYGDCSQLSSIMGALRGKL